In Candidatus Methanomethylophilus alvi Mx1201, a genomic segment contains:
- a CDS encoding ABC transporter permease — protein MSLLDRINKVSDNANARKAWFGLVVAIFVCIIVVPSIYVVTQMFTDWDGISDVLADSDKMSVIWRAVGVSFGLAFVVTVFDIIAGLPMAWIMVRKNFRGKNFLDTLLDMPLAFPTAVLGLSVLMFWGAPEGVDIPGLGLHLSTFMMLVLLHIIFTYPYMVRSLSGILEQIEPNYETAAMTLGASRWTAVRTITLPLFRAGLVTGFILCFARSLSETGGTYIALSILGVESTYFTGPTYITENKIGLAPNEATPEMILISTIMILLALLLLVAARFVITKMGIKTEKVWPELGRRLSRGAAPKLKDGLAILVLVLFVLVPSFYIFAYLADPGAIDTGKLLSTTGVSFLIAGVAVIFDIIFGIPVAIYIARHKDGKFAKILDNLVNIPLIVPTTALGVSLALFWSATTANSVPAMILVILGHISFTYPLIVRNITGAIEEVDPSYEETAMTLGAKPFQAFYKILLPVIKTSVIAGAILAFTRSLGETGATQAIAGNAVDTVPIYIVDLVKNGSYPEAAMASIILIAICFVMMMLVRYITHRGGPRHA, from the coding sequence ATGTCCCTTCTGGACAGGATCAACAAGGTATCGGACAACGCGAACGCCCGTAAGGCATGGTTCGGGCTCGTCGTCGCTATTTTCGTCTGTATCATCGTAGTCCCGTCCATATATGTCGTAACACAGATGTTCACCGATTGGGACGGCATAAGCGATGTCCTTGCCGATTCCGACAAGATGTCGGTCATATGGAGGGCCGTCGGCGTCTCGTTCGGTCTCGCATTCGTCGTCACGGTCTTCGACATCATCGCCGGCCTTCCCATGGCCTGGATAATGGTCAGGAAGAATTTCAGAGGGAAGAATTTCTTGGATACGCTCCTCGACATGCCTCTGGCGTTCCCCACCGCCGTTCTCGGACTTTCCGTCCTCATGTTCTGGGGGGCCCCCGAAGGTGTGGACATCCCCGGACTCGGACTCCATCTCTCGACCTTCATGATGTTGGTGCTTCTGCACATAATATTCACCTATCCGTACATGGTCAGGTCCCTATCGGGTATTCTGGAGCAGATCGAGCCCAATTACGAGACGGCCGCCATGACCCTCGGTGCCAGCAGGTGGACGGCTGTGAGGACCATCACCCTCCCTCTTTTCAGAGCGGGGCTCGTCACAGGATTCATCCTCTGCTTTGCGAGGTCCCTCTCCGAGACGGGCGGCACATACATCGCCCTCAGCATACTGGGTGTGGAGAGCACTTATTTCACCGGACCCACATACATCACCGAGAACAAGATCGGTCTGGCACCTAACGAGGCCACTCCCGAGATGATATTGATCAGCACCATAATGATCCTCCTCGCCCTGCTGCTCCTGGTGGCGGCGAGGTTCGTCATCACCAAGATGGGCATCAAGACGGAGAAGGTGTGGCCGGAATTGGGCAGGAGACTGAGCCGCGGTGCGGCTCCGAAGCTCAAGGACGGTCTCGCCATCCTCGTCCTCGTCCTCTTCGTCCTCGTCCCGTCCTTCTACATCTTCGCCTATCTGGCCGATCCCGGGGCCATAGATACGGGAAAACTCCTCTCCACCACAGGGGTCTCGTTTCTGATAGCGGGTGTCGCGGTCATATTCGACATAATATTCGGGATACCGGTGGCCATCTACATCGCGAGACACAAGGACGGGAAGTTCGCGAAGATCCTGGACAATCTGGTCAACATCCCGCTCATCGTCCCCACCACCGCCCTCGGTGTGTCTCTGGCATTGTTCTGGTCCGCCACCACCGCAAATTCCGTCCCTGCCATGATCCTCGTCATATTGGGACATATCTCGTTCACATACCCCCTCATCGTCAGGAACATAACGGGGGCCATAGAGGAGGTCGACCCGTCCTACGAGGAGACGGCCATGACCCTCGGTGCGAAACCGTTCCAGGCGTTCTACAAGATCCTCCTTCCGGTCATCAAGACCTCCGTCATCGCCGGGGCCATCTTGGCATTCACCAGGAGTCTCGGGGAGACCGGGGCTACACAGGCCATCGCCGGAAATGCGGTCGATACCGTTCCGATCTATATCGTGGATCTGGTCAAGAACGGGTCGTATCCGGAGGCGGCCATGGCGTCCATAATCCTGATCGCCATCTGTTTCGTGATGATGATGTTGGTGAGATACATCACCCACAGGGGAGGTCCGAGACATGCCTGA
- a CDS encoding chromosome segregation protein ScpA, with protein MDGNMQMETMEQHLLFHKAMAEDEESFARINGYLDILKDAGSGEKLNDPLDESIRAVFSLVLERGLDPWAIDLEQFARMYSEKVSSNRFDMIVAGRLLLMAWKILNLQSERTRMTAEPPVEVEAVDETDFDFIEEDPMVVPEVSFRRAYVRDEPRPVTMMDLLDAFEEAKKEAEIAEARESARVKIREKAPVRFENKAHQEDDERAVEAVYRRIREMGAGPMPITEFYTSSAEENITVFVSVLHLVRNGLLDVYQTELPYGEITVQIRVPETSVPVEAAAVN; from the coding sequence ATGGATGGGAACATGCAGATGGAAACGATGGAACAGCACCTTCTGTTCCACAAGGCGATGGCGGAGGACGAGGAATCCTTCGCCAGGATAAACGGATACCTGGACATCCTGAAGGATGCGGGTTCGGGGGAGAAGCTCAACGACCCCCTCGACGAATCCATAAGGGCGGTGTTCAGCCTCGTCCTGGAAAGGGGTCTCGACCCGTGGGCGATAGATCTCGAACAGTTTGCAAGGATGTACTCCGAGAAGGTGTCGTCCAACAGGTTCGACATGATCGTCGCAGGAAGGCTCCTCCTCATGGCCTGGAAGATCCTGAACCTCCAGTCGGAAAGGACCCGTATGACCGCCGAACCTCCCGTGGAGGTCGAGGCGGTGGACGAGACCGACTTCGACTTCATAGAGGAGGACCCGATGGTCGTGCCCGAAGTGTCGTTCAGGAGGGCGTATGTCAGGGACGAGCCGCGCCCCGTGACCATGATGGACCTTCTCGACGCATTCGAGGAGGCCAAGAAGGAGGCCGAGATCGCCGAGGCCAGGGAATCCGCCCGTGTGAAGATCAGGGAGAAGGCCCCCGTGAGGTTCGAGAACAAGGCCCATCAGGAGGACGACGAGAGGGCTGTGGAGGCGGTATACAGGAGGATCCGCGAGATGGGTGCGGGTCCGATGCCCATAACCGAGTTCTACACATCGTCCGCGGAGGAGAACATAACCGTGTTCGTATCCGTCCTCCATCTGGTCAGGAACGGCCTGCTGGATGTCTATCAGACGGAACTTCCCTACGGTGAGATCACCGTACAGATCAGGGTTCCCGAGACGTCCGTGCCGGTCGAGGCGGCGGCGGTGAACTGA
- a CDS encoding DUF47 domain-containing protein, with amino-acid sequence MSDKGILDWFGKRKESSVTIGARGHVMVVRDTVAELKNALDCMVKGDAVAAVKCTERLMLCEKEADRIEDKLCAEISRGELSVQERENLIRFVRQTDKVANWAKEGAIYLQLLNETNAKVPVEIWSELAHMTDELIEEIKFLVGAIENMNADPKKVFGEIDSLNDQERIIDGLYFTCIKHAHLSEMDPRGLYLVDELIEAIEMAADSGKSCGDAINIMLISRGV; translated from the coding sequence TTGAGTGATAAGGGAATTCTGGACTGGTTCGGAAAGAGGAAGGAGAGCTCTGTCACCATCGGTGCCAGGGGGCACGTGATGGTCGTACGCGACACCGTGGCGGAGCTGAAGAACGCATTGGACTGCATGGTGAAGGGGGATGCCGTCGCGGCCGTGAAGTGTACCGAGAGGCTCATGCTTTGCGAGAAGGAGGCGGACCGTATCGAGGACAAGCTCTGCGCCGAGATCAGCAGGGGGGAGCTCTCCGTCCAGGAGAGGGAGAATCTCATCCGTTTCGTCAGGCAGACCGATAAGGTGGCCAATTGGGCGAAGGAGGGTGCGATATACCTGCAGCTTCTGAACGAGACCAACGCCAAGGTCCCTGTGGAGATCTGGTCGGAGCTTGCTCACATGACCGACGAACTCATCGAGGAGATCAAGTTCCTTGTCGGGGCCATAGAGAACATGAATGCCGATCCGAAGAAGGTCTTCGGAGAGATCGATTCCCTGAACGATCAGGAGCGCATAATCGACGGTCTGTATTTCACATGCATAAAGCATGCCCATCTGTCGGAGATGGATCCCAGAGGCCTTTATCTGGTGGACGAACTCATCGAAGCCATCGAGATGGCGGCCGACAGCGGGAAGTCGTGCGGCGACGCCATAAACATCATGCTTATCTCCAGGGGTGTCTGA
- a CDS encoding NOP5/NOP56 family protein, with the protein MAILVTKWFGVFLVDDKSNRVMDKRLMPKDADAAAEKLAEIQKGSILPEERELAEGRTKLAVGDRRQSELGKPELYDSSFIRPSDYGFDDAFMHEVMVRLGKLRTSEPIARDKNLVQAIRDLDDLIEVSNLMSERLHEWYGMHFPELADLAKDDRYALLIAKHGDREGIVDELGLDIQSMGADFDPEDMRAVQNLADTLCRIYDDRKDVEEYITSLVEEMCPNMCAILGGPLSARLISLAGGLERLASLPSSTVQLLGAEKAMFRHLRSGKNPPKHGVIYQYPDLRKAPYWQRGNIARALAGKVLIAAKVDEYKGDFCGDRLNAELRTRIADIKRRYPDPPKKKSPAKKPNHHGKGRNHHGKNNKQ; encoded by the coding sequence ATGGCCATATTGGTGACCAAATGGTTCGGGGTCTTCCTGGTTGACGACAAGTCCAACAGGGTCATGGACAAACGCCTCATGCCCAAGGATGCTGATGCGGCCGCGGAGAAGCTTGCGGAGATCCAAAAGGGTTCCATCCTTCCGGAGGAAAGGGAACTGGCGGAAGGAAGGACGAAACTGGCCGTTGGCGATAGGAGACAGTCCGAACTGGGGAAACCCGAACTGTACGACTCGTCCTTCATCAGACCTTCCGATTACGGGTTCGACGATGCGTTCATGCACGAGGTCATGGTAAGGCTCGGAAAACTCAGGACCTCCGAACCGATAGCCAGGGACAAGAACCTCGTACAGGCCATCCGCGACCTCGACGACCTGATAGAGGTATCCAACCTGATGAGCGAGAGACTCCATGAGTGGTACGGGATGCACTTCCCGGAACTGGCCGACCTCGCCAAGGACGACAGATACGCCCTTCTGATCGCCAAACACGGGGACAGGGAGGGTATCGTGGACGAATTGGGACTGGACATCCAATCCATGGGGGCCGATTTCGACCCCGAGGATATGCGTGCGGTACAGAACCTCGCCGACACACTCTGCAGGATATACGACGACAGGAAGGACGTGGAGGAATACATCACGTCCTTGGTAGAGGAGATGTGCCCCAACATGTGTGCGATCCTGGGAGGTCCGCTATCCGCGAGGCTGATATCGTTGGCCGGAGGTCTGGAAAGGCTCGCATCCCTGCCGTCTTCCACCGTACAGCTCCTTGGTGCGGAGAAGGCCATGTTCAGACACCTCCGTTCCGGAAAGAACCCTCCCAAACATGGGGTGATCTATCAATACCCCGACCTCAGAAAGGCACCCTATTGGCAGAGGGGGAACATCGCCCGCGCCTTGGCCGGAAAGGTCCTCATAGCCGCCAAGGTGGATGAATACAAAGGAGATTTCTGCGGAGACAGGCTCAACGCCGAGTTGAGAACGAGGATCGCCGACATCAAGAGGAGATACCCCGACCCCCCGAAGAAGAAATCACCGGCGAAGAAACCCAACCACCACGGAAAGGGCAGGAACCACCACGGAAAGAACAACAAACAATAA
- a CDS encoding ABC transporter ATP-binding protein, translated as MAKIKLEHVSMRFGDFYAVKDINLEVEEGEYITILGPSGCGKTSLIRVISGIWTPTEGRVYIDDTDVTDVPLEDRDVGYVFQNIALFPNMNNMKNVEYGPRVRAKSPKEREETAGKYLQLVNMLDRAQMFPFELSGGEQQKVAIARALSSGSKIIMLDEPLSALDARVRMELRYEIRRIVKELGITVLHVTHDQEEAMSVSDRIVLMKAGTVHDTGSPIEMYREPQSVFAAYFIGETNLLEGYVDGRTKNGWTKVRLRGGKTVKAEKTDLSNGDPVVISVRPENVYTADDGLRAKIINVVYMGTYWRVRTVAETEDYVDYNVSDNLDPPKVGETVTIVFNKSMTQVFERPKEGLTEAISLE; from the coding sequence ATGGCTAAGATAAAGCTTGAACATGTTTCCATGAGGTTCGGCGACTTCTATGCGGTCAAAGACATAAATCTCGAGGTCGAGGAAGGGGAATACATAACGATCCTGGGACCGTCCGGATGCGGGAAGACCAGTCTCATACGCGTCATATCCGGGATATGGACTCCGACCGAAGGCAGGGTGTACATAGACGACACCGATGTGACGGACGTTCCTCTGGAAGACAGGGATGTCGGATACGTCTTCCAGAACATAGCCCTATTCCCCAACATGAACAACATGAAGAACGTGGAGTACGGCCCGAGGGTCCGTGCCAAGTCTCCGAAGGAACGTGAGGAGACCGCTGGGAAATATCTGCAACTCGTAAATATGCTGGACAGGGCACAGATGTTCCCGTTCGAGCTCTCCGGCGGGGAGCAGCAGAAAGTCGCCATAGCAAGGGCCCTGTCATCCGGATCGAAGATCATCATGCTCGACGAACCCCTGTCTGCATTGGATGCGAGGGTCCGTATGGAACTCAGATACGAGATCCGCAGGATCGTCAAGGAATTGGGGATAACCGTCCTTCATGTGACGCATGACCAGGAGGAGGCCATGTCAGTCTCCGACAGGATCGTTCTTATGAAGGCGGGTACGGTACACGACACCGGGAGCCCTATAGAGATGTATAGGGAACCCCAGAGTGTGTTTGCGGCGTATTTCATCGGAGAGACCAATCTCCTGGAGGGGTACGTGGACGGCCGTACCAAGAACGGATGGACGAAAGTCCGCCTCAGGGGAGGTAAGACGGTAAAGGCCGAGAAGACCGATCTGTCCAACGGGGATCCCGTGGTCATATCGGTGAGGCCGGAGAACGTGTATACCGCAGACGACGGTCTTCGTGCGAAGATCATCAACGTGGTGTACATGGGCACATATTGGAGGGTCAGGACGGTCGCGGAGACCGAGGATTATGTCGATTACAATGTATCAGACAATCTGGACCCTCCCAAGGTCGGGGAAACGGTCACCATAGTTTTCAACAAGAGTATGACACAGGTGTTCGAAAGACCCAAGGAAGGATTGACGGAGGCGATAAGCCTTGAGTGA
- a CDS encoding translation initiation factor IF-5A, which translates to MAEWEMKELRELKIGRYVNIDECPCKIVSITTSKPGKHGSAKASIEAIDIFTGAKKSINAPVSAKVQVPVIDKRKGQVISIDEASNEIQIMDLETFETFTMPINEDHESVLTDGAEILYIVAMDRMKLM; encoded by the coding sequence ATGGCAGAGTGGGAGATGAAGGAGCTCAGGGAGCTCAAAATCGGAAGGTACGTGAACATCGACGAATGCCCTTGCAAGATCGTTTCGATAACTACCTCCAAGCCCGGAAAACATGGATCCGCCAAGGCAAGCATCGAGGCCATCGACATTTTCACCGGAGCCAAGAAATCCATCAACGCACCTGTGAGCGCAAAGGTCCAGGTCCCCGTCATCGACAAGAGGAAGGGACAGGTCATCTCCATCGACGAGGCCAGCAACGAGATCCAGATCATGGACCTCGAGACTTTCGAGACCTTCACCATGCCCATCAACGAGGACCACGAGAGCGTCCTTACCGATGGCGCAGAGATCCTGTACATCGTGGCGATGGACAGGATGAAACTGATGTGA
- a CDS encoding class II aldolase/adducin family protein, whose protein sequence is MTNESFARRRLAECCHLLYDRHLTVSAGGNMSVRLGEDEILITPSGVNKGLISGDDLVKMDMDGNVISGGKPSIEHKFHIGIYKENPETNAVIHCHPLYCLALAVKGEDIKSCLTPEGVLLLDQVPTVRYETPGSQELVDAVMEYADAPAMLMAKHGAITQGRTLEEAFNRMEELEFQAHLQILAGDAAELPVEEVAKLRGMR, encoded by the coding sequence ATGACCAACGAATCGTTCGCCAGAAGGAGACTGGCGGAATGCTGTCACCTCCTTTACGACCGGCATCTCACCGTATCCGCAGGAGGCAACATGAGCGTACGTCTCGGTGAGGACGAGATCCTCATAACACCCAGCGGCGTCAACAAGGGACTCATAAGCGGAGACGACCTGGTCAAGATGGACATGGATGGGAACGTCATATCGGGAGGGAAACCCAGCATCGAGCATAAGTTCCACATAGGTATATACAAGGAGAATCCGGAGACGAACGCCGTCATCCACTGCCATCCGCTGTACTGTCTCGCCCTGGCGGTGAAAGGAGAGGACATCAAAAGCTGTCTGACTCCGGAAGGGGTCCTCCTCCTTGACCAGGTCCCGACCGTCAGATACGAGACGCCCGGGTCCCAGGAGCTGGTGGATGCGGTCATGGAATATGCGGATGCCCCGGCCATGCTCATGGCTAAACACGGGGCCATCACCCAAGGCAGGACGCTGGAGGAGGCATTCAATCGGATGGAGGAACTCGAGTTCCAGGCACACCTGCAGATCCTGGCGGGGGATGCCGCCGAACTTCCCGTGGAAGAAGTGGCCAAACTCAGGGGGATGAGATGA
- the glmM gene encoding phosphoglucosamine mutase — translation MGRMFGTNGVRGVVNQDMNIKLAMQMGKAVGVVFPGTAAIATDTRVSADMLRTAVSAGLMSVGCDVVFLGAIPTPALQYYVKTNDSIACGIMITASHNPPEFNGIKVVAPDGTEASKEQESAIEDKYDEIIPEVPWNMVGGYRFVPGADDAYVDAVVSKLDVEAIRAANLTVVLDCANGAAFHTSPLLLKKLGVRAITINGNPQGEFPGHPSEPTADNLADLCKMVVDTHADLGIAHDGDADRCVFVDSNGTYVPGDKTLAILAKGIVMANGGGEVVTPVATSSVVDDTVKSVKGTVVRTAVGSPIVARKMMDDGGVFGGEENGGLIFPDHQYCRDGAMAIGRMLECIIRNGPLNFQLAALPIYYTEKRKMECPNDLKDAVMKFLESHATIKNKDKTDGLKLVSRDFWVLARPSGTEPIFRIYVESKDKEKAIKNADKYQKMVESFLSSA, via the coding sequence ATGGGAAGGATGTTCGGGACCAACGGTGTCCGCGGGGTCGTGAACCAGGATATGAACATCAAGCTCGCCATGCAGATGGGCAAGGCGGTCGGTGTCGTGTTCCCCGGTACGGCGGCCATAGCCACCGATACCCGCGTATCTGCGGATATGCTCAGGACCGCCGTATCCGCCGGATTGATGTCTGTGGGATGCGACGTGGTGTTCCTGGGGGCCATACCTACCCCTGCATTGCAGTATTATGTGAAGACGAACGACTCCATAGCCTGCGGGATCATGATAACCGCCTCCCATAACCCTCCGGAGTTCAACGGGATAAAGGTCGTAGCTCCCGACGGGACGGAGGCCTCCAAGGAACAGGAGTCCGCCATCGAGGACAAGTATGACGAGATCATCCCCGAAGTCCCTTGGAATATGGTCGGCGGATACAGGTTCGTTCCCGGTGCGGATGATGCATATGTCGACGCCGTCGTCTCCAAACTCGATGTGGAGGCTATAAGGGCCGCCAATCTGACGGTCGTTCTCGATTGTGCCAACGGTGCCGCTTTCCATACCTCGCCTCTTCTTCTGAAGAAACTCGGTGTAAGGGCGATAACGATCAACGGGAATCCCCAGGGCGAGTTCCCCGGGCATCCGAGCGAGCCGACCGCGGACAATTTGGCGGATCTGTGCAAGATGGTCGTCGACACCCATGCCGATCTAGGCATAGCCCATGACGGGGACGCCGACCGCTGTGTCTTTGTGGACAGCAACGGGACCTATGTTCCCGGGGACAAGACCCTCGCCATTCTGGCCAAGGGGATAGTGATGGCCAACGGCGGAGGAGAGGTGGTCACTCCTGTAGCGACCTCCTCTGTCGTAGACGATACGGTGAAATCGGTCAAGGGTACCGTGGTCCGTACCGCAGTAGGATCTCCGATCGTGGCAAGGAAGATGATGGATGACGGAGGCGTCTTCGGAGGGGAGGAGAACGGCGGACTCATATTCCCGGATCACCAGTATTGCAGGGACGGGGCTATGGCCATCGGCAGGATGCTGGAGTGTATCATCCGCAACGGTCCTCTGAATTTCCAGCTGGCCGCTCTTCCCATCTATTACACCGAAAAGAGGAAGATGGAATGTCCCAACGACCTCAAGGATGCGGTCATGAAGTTCTTGGAGAGTCATGCCACCATAAAGAACAAGGATAAGACGGACGGCCTCAAATTGGTCTCGAGAGACTTCTGGGTGTTGGCCAGACCCTCGGGTACGGAGCCCATATTCAGGATCTATGTGGAGTCCAAGGATAAGGAAAAGGCCATCAAGAATGCGGACAAGTACCAGAAGATGGTGGAGTCCTTCCTTTCTTCCGCATAA
- a CDS encoding LSM domain-containing protein has product MTMPQALLEKSVGKRVSLLLKDGRVMEGKLVGFDDLMNMSLEETVETVPGTEERRLGTVVLRGNNVVSISIL; this is encoded by the coding sequence ATGACCATGCCGCAGGCTCTGCTAGAGAAGTCCGTAGGAAAGCGCGTCTCCCTCCTCCTGAAGGACGGGAGGGTGATGGAAGGCAAGCTCGTCGGTTTCGACGACCTCATGAACATGTCTCTCGAAGAGACGGTCGAGACCGTACCCGGGACCGAGGAAAGAAGGCTCGGGACCGTCGTCCTCCGCGGAAACAACGTGGTAAGTATCTCGATCCTCTGA
- a CDS encoding ABC transporter ATP-binding protein codes for MPEIRLEGLHKEFGGGIKASDGLDLTVRDGEYLCLLGPTGAGKTTALRMICGLTEPDSGRILFDGKDVSDIPISERRTTMLSQRYALFPNMDVYDNVVFAPVIKKWSEEDTKSLATSMIDMVHMSKKVHSMPGELSGGQQQRTALARAMASDSKILLLDEPLRALDARLRIELRKELKSMVKEMGLTSIHVTHDQDEAMEVADRIAIIRKGRIIQVGTPSDIFQNPATPFVANFLGRSNVFSGKYVGGDAEHSEIEISPGIVVKARPIDMEPGEEAVVAVKVGTTVPEVVGAKTDVQDKHLPKVLPDGYFGGIVERVMYEGATITVETRVEGLGIVSSQRSSRRYEAYQPGMQVSITWQPQKASVFRMPENGLEDEMRLD; via the coding sequence ATGCCTGAGATAAGATTGGAGGGGCTCCACAAAGAGTTCGGCGGGGGCATCAAGGCATCCGACGGGTTGGACCTCACCGTCAGGGACGGGGAGTACCTATGCCTCCTCGGGCCGACGGGTGCGGGAAAGACCACGGCCCTCAGGATGATCTGCGGCCTTACGGAGCCCGATTCCGGACGTATCCTTTTCGATGGGAAGGATGTGTCGGACATCCCGATAAGCGAGAGGAGGACGACCATGCTTTCCCAGAGATATGCTCTGTTTCCCAACATGGACGTCTACGACAACGTCGTTTTCGCTCCCGTGATCAAGAAGTGGAGCGAGGAGGATACGAAGTCCCTTGCCACCTCGATGATCGACATGGTCCACATGAGCAAGAAGGTCCACAGCATGCCAGGGGAGCTGTCCGGAGGACAGCAGCAGCGTACCGCTCTCGCAAGGGCCATGGCATCCGATTCGAAGATCCTGCTCCTGGACGAGCCGCTCAGAGCATTGGATGCCCGTCTGAGGATAGAACTCAGGAAGGAGCTCAAATCCATGGTGAAGGAGATGGGTCTGACCTCCATCCACGTCACCCATGACCAGGACGAGGCCATGGAGGTGGCGGACCGCATAGCGATCATACGCAAAGGCAGGATCATCCAGGTCGGGACCCCCTCGGACATATTCCAGAATCCTGCGACTCCATTTGTGGCGAACTTCCTCGGCCGGTCCAATGTGTTCTCCGGGAAGTACGTGGGAGGGGATGCCGAACATTCCGAGATCGAGATATCGCCGGGGATCGTGGTGAAGGCCAGACCCATCGACATGGAGCCGGGGGAGGAGGCCGTCGTGGCGGTCAAGGTCGGTACGACCGTCCCAGAGGTGGTAGGGGCTAAGACCGACGTACAGGACAAGCACCTGCCGAAGGTCCTTCCCGACGGATATTTCGGCGGTATTGTGGAGAGGGTCATGTACGAGGGGGCTACGATAACCGTCGAGACGAGGGTCGAGGGACTCGGAATAGTGTCTTCCCAGAGGTCCTCCAGAAGATACGAGGCATATCAGCCCGGAATGCAGGTGTCGATAACGTGGCAGCCGCAGAAGGCATCGGTCTTCAGGATGCCGGAGAACGGATTGGAAGACGAGATGAGGCTTGACTGA
- the speB gene encoding agmatinase, producing the protein MVYGVTYADADAEYNDADAVIFGVPYDHTASFKAGAREAPTAVRRASYNFEEFHFEHGLDQNQPVVCDYGNCDDFILPEDMIEEVKFAVGPCIREGKFPIVIGGEHSATIPVIQSFDSKKIALMTIDAHLDSRDEYMGTPNSHACVTRRAADHIGIENCCAVGVRAIGREELERDDVIPHVTAFEVFDHGIEWAVKKALDGFKADKVYLSIDIDGIDPAYAPGTGTPEPFGLTPYDVKKAINLVGDRLAGFDVMEICPPADPSGITSVLGARLINEALAVLGKNLRQ; encoded by the coding sequence ATGGTGTACGGGGTGACCTACGCTGATGCCGACGCAGAGTACAACGATGCGGATGCGGTGATCTTCGGGGTCCCGTACGACCACACTGCCAGCTTCAAGGCCGGGGCCCGCGAGGCCCCGACCGCAGTGAGGCGGGCATCCTATAATTTTGAAGAGTTCCATTTCGAGCATGGGCTGGATCAAAACCAGCCCGTGGTCTGCGACTACGGAAACTGCGACGACTTCATCCTTCCGGAGGATATGATCGAAGAGGTCAAGTTCGCAGTAGGTCCTTGCATAAGGGAGGGGAAATTCCCCATCGTCATCGGAGGAGAACATTCGGCCACCATACCGGTCATCCAATCCTTCGACAGCAAGAAGATCGCGCTCATGACCATAGATGCGCATCTGGATTCCAGAGACGAATATATGGGCACCCCCAATAGCCACGCATGCGTGACAAGAAGGGCGGCCGACCACATCGGTATAGAGAACTGTTGCGCAGTCGGAGTACGGGCCATCGGAAGAGAGGAACTCGAAAGGGACGACGTGATACCTCACGTGACCGCATTCGAAGTATTCGATCACGGTATCGAATGGGCTGTGAAGAAGGCCTTGGACGGATTCAAAGCGGATAAAGTGTATCTTTCGATAGATATCGACGGAATAGACCCGGCCTATGCACCGGGAACCGGAACACCCGAACCGTTCGGACTTACGCCTTATGACGTTAAAAAAGCCATCAACCTGGTAGGAGACCGCTTGGCCGGATTTGACGTCATGGAGATCTGCCCTCCGGCAGACCCCTCTGGGATAACCTCAGTCCTGGGAGCGAGACTCATCAACGAAGCCCTTGCCGTACTCGGCAAGAACCTCAGACAGTGA
- the scpB gene encoding SMC-Scp complex subunit ScpB, which translates to MEDKTMVEAALFAATAPLKVEDIVSRTGLDEASVRYALKDLRMEYDFRGSAIMISVAGGAYRMMLRPDCQKFTGVFARPEMPGGVMRTLSTIAYNQPVLQSKLVKVRGPRAYEDVHILRDMGLVSARSVGQTVELSTTPKFAEQFGIGSNSKAAIRKWIEDNAANMRQADGGESAPQDPNDVQ; encoded by the coding sequence TTGGAAGACAAGACGATGGTCGAGGCGGCCCTCTTCGCGGCCACGGCGCCTCTGAAGGTGGAGGACATCGTCAGCAGGACCGGTCTCGACGAAGCCTCCGTGAGATACGCCCTCAAGGACCTCCGCATGGAGTACGATTTCCGCGGGAGCGCCATCATGATATCGGTCGCCGGCGGGGCATACAGGATGATGCTGAGGCCGGACTGTCAGAAGTTCACCGGAGTCTTCGCCAGACCGGAAATGCCCGGAGGGGTCATGCGTACCCTCAGCACGATAGCCTACAACCAGCCGGTGCTGCAGTCCAAACTGGTGAAGGTCCGCGGGCCTCGTGCCTACGAGGACGTCCATATCCTGAGGGACATGGGTCTCGTCTCCGCAAGGTCCGTGGGGCAGACGGTCGAGCTGTCCACCACCCCCAAGTTCGCCGAGCAGTTCGGTATCGGAAGCAACAGCAAGGCGGCCATAAGGAAGTGGATCGAGGACAACGCGGCCAATATGAGACAGGCCGACGGCGGCGAGTCGGCTCCCCAGGACCCGAACGACGTCCAGTGA